A stretch of the Bacillus sp. FJAT-18017 genome encodes the following:
- the sdaAA gene encoding L-serine ammonia-lyase, iron-sulfur-dependent, subunit alpha, producing the protein MYMSIKEIVDAANKRNMPIYALAIEHEMEQTKLSYEEVWSKMERNLEVMENSVKKSLEGDGVFSPTGLTGGDAVKIKKYRESKKTLSGDLMVLGVQSAMGVNEVNASLGVICATPTAGASGTIPGVLFAIKDTLELTHDDMVHFLFTTALLGMVVANNACIAGAFGGCQAEVGSASAMAAAAAVEAGGGTPQQSSEAFSTALQNLLGLVCDPVAGLVEIPCVKRNAIGTGNALIAADIALAGVTNVINADEVVEAMYKVGRQMPRELRETGLGGVAATPTGIAIKSKIFGEKHIPRQQ; encoded by the coding sequence ATGTATATGAGCATAAAAGAAATTGTAGATGCAGCGAATAAAAGGAACATGCCGATTTATGCATTAGCAATTGAACATGAAATGGAGCAAACTAAACTTTCTTATGAAGAAGTTTGGAGCAAGATGGAACGAAACCTGGAGGTAATGGAAAATTCGGTTAAAAAAAGCCTCGAAGGTGACGGAGTATTTTCTCCAACCGGCTTAACCGGCGGTGATGCCGTTAAAATCAAGAAATACCGGGAAAGCAAAAAGACTCTTTCTGGAGATTTGATGGTGCTCGGCGTCCAAAGTGCTATGGGTGTGAATGAAGTGAATGCTTCATTAGGGGTTATTTGTGCAACTCCAACTGCAGGCGCAAGTGGGACAATCCCAGGGGTACTATTTGCTATAAAAGATACACTTGAGTTAACTCACGACGATATGGTCCATTTTCTATTCACTACAGCATTATTGGGAATGGTCGTCGCAAATAATGCTTGTATTGCCGGAGCGTTCGGAGGATGTCAAGCCGAAGTAGGCAGTGCCTCAGCAATGGCAGCCGCTGCAGCAGTCGAAGCTGGTGGAGGAACTCCACAGCAATCTTCTGAAGCGTTCTCAACTGCATTGCAAAATCTGCTCGGTCTTGTTTGTGACCCAGTGGCTGGTTTGGTGGAAATTCCTTGTGTAAAGAGAAACGCCATCGGAACAGGAAATGCTTTAATAGCAGCTGACATCGCATTAGCCGGCGTAACCAACGTTATCAATGCGGATGAAGTGGTTGAAGCGATGTATAAAGTTGGCAGACAGATGCCAAGGGAATTAAGAGAGACAGGCTTAGGCGGAGTCGCAGCTACACCAACAGGAATTGCTATTAAAAGTAAGATATTTGGAGAAAAACACATCCCGAGGCAACAATAA
- a CDS encoding ketopantoate reductase family protein, whose translation MKVGIMGAGSLGTIIGALITDGGQAVDLIDAYEENVKALNNNGAKITGFINKTVRVNAITPDQMTGEYDLVFLLTKQVYNSEALNQLLPHLHSESVVCTLQNGVPEDYVSEMIGKERTVGGVVGFGATWIEPGVSELTTAWDVVQKYAFDIGELDGRITPRIEEISEILGLIGHCEVSDNILGMKWSKLLMNSTFSGMSAALGCTFGDVLYNEKAMYSLAHIADETIKVAHALGINMVPMQGKNFEFLELEDEVDIPNKMDFYNEVWKPHEKLKASMLQDLEKNKKTEIDYINGYVSQKGRIVGVKTPYNDLVVKLVNKAEEQHYVPNFSVNIECFDTVNADI comes from the coding sequence ATGAAAGTAGGAATAATGGGAGCAGGTTCACTCGGAACAATTATTGGGGCCTTAATTACCGATGGAGGCCAAGCTGTAGATTTAATTGATGCCTACGAGGAAAATGTAAAAGCACTGAATAATAATGGTGCTAAAATTACAGGCTTTATTAATAAAACTGTTCGTGTAAACGCGATTACACCAGATCAAATGACCGGAGAATATGACCTTGTTTTCCTATTGACGAAGCAAGTTTATAATTCTGAAGCATTAAATCAATTACTTCCACACTTACATTCGGAGAGTGTAGTTTGCACATTACAAAATGGTGTACCTGAAGACTATGTTTCTGAAATGATAGGGAAAGAAAGGACTGTAGGTGGTGTAGTAGGATTTGGTGCTACTTGGATAGAACCAGGTGTTTCTGAGTTAACTACAGCTTGGGATGTAGTCCAAAAATATGCATTTGATATTGGTGAACTTGATGGAAGAATTACCCCTAGAATAGAAGAAATCAGTGAGATTCTAGGATTAATTGGCCACTGTGAGGTTTCTGATAATATACTAGGAATGAAATGGTCAAAATTATTAATGAACTCAACGTTTAGTGGCATGTCTGCTGCTCTGGGATGTACCTTTGGAGATGTTTTATATAATGAAAAGGCAATGTATAGCTTGGCCCATATTGCAGATGAAACCATAAAGGTAGCACATGCTTTGGGAATAAATATGGTACCTATGCAAGGTAAAAATTTTGAATTTTTAGAACTTGAAGATGAAGTGGATATACCAAATAAAATGGATTTTTATAATGAAGTCTGGAAGCCTCATGAGAAGCTCAAAGCTAGTATGCTTCAAGACTTGGAAAAAAACAAGAAAACTGAGATTGATTATATTAACGGCTATGTATCTCAAAAAGGTAGAATTGTAGGAGTCAAAACTCCATATAATGATTTAGTCGTTAAGCTAGTAAATAAAGCCGAAGAACAGCATTATGTTCCAAACTTCTCTGTCAATATAGAGTGCTTTGATACAGTTAATGCTGACATTTAA
- a CDS encoding hydroxymethylglutaryl-CoA reductase, degradative, with product MKIDSEKFMDLEISKRIEWVKETANLTDDEVKIINEPDALKIDVANNMIENVIGTFELPYAVAFNFLINGKEYVVPMVTEEAYLVNSVTKMAKIIKECGGFTAGYTESLMIGQIQLVDIENPRLAKYKILENKDKIIEIANKKDPKLVSVGGGVKDVEVRSLDSKIGPLVTVHLLVNTVDAMGANAVNTMAEAVAPFIEEITEGKAKLKILSNLADRRVAYSTVKVKKELLGGEEVVDGIVAAYEIAEADPYRAATHNKGILNGIVPVVLATCNDTRAIEAGCHSYTARSGQYRPLTKYKKDKNGDLLGLIETPMAVGTVGGNISIHPMAQVSLKILGVETAAELGQVIASVGLAQNLTTVKSIVTGGLQADFAPLHARSIAVQTGATDEDLNHIVNLMVENNNFQLEYAKQLYSEITNKINA from the coding sequence ATGAAAATTGATTCAGAGAAGTTTATGGACTTAGAAATTTCTAAACGTATAGAGTGGGTAAAAGAAACGGCTAATCTTACTGACGATGAAGTGAAAATCATTAACGAACCAGATGCACTAAAAATAGATGTTGCTAATAACATGATTGAAAATGTTATTGGTACATTTGAATTACCATATGCAGTTGCATTCAATTTTCTAATTAATGGGAAAGAGTATGTGGTCCCAATGGTTACTGAAGAGGCATATTTAGTTAATTCGGTAACGAAAATGGCTAAAATCATTAAGGAATGTGGCGGATTTACTGCAGGATATACCGAAAGTTTAATGATTGGTCAAATTCAGTTGGTAGACATAGAAAATCCGAGATTGGCAAAATATAAAATTCTCGAAAATAAAGATAAAATCATAGAAATTGCAAACAAAAAAGATCCTAAACTCGTTTCCGTCGGAGGTGGAGTAAAGGATGTTGAAGTTAGAAGTTTAGATTCAAAAATTGGTCCTTTAGTTACTGTTCATCTATTGGTTAATACTGTTGATGCAATGGGAGCAAATGCTGTTAATACAATGGCAGAAGCTGTGGCACCATTTATTGAAGAAATAACTGAGGGTAAGGCAAAGTTGAAAATATTATCCAACCTTGCAGATCGAAGGGTCGCTTATTCTACAGTGAAAGTTAAAAAGGAACTTTTAGGCGGGGAAGAAGTAGTTGACGGAATTGTCGCTGCATATGAGATTGCCGAAGCTGATCCATACCGCGCAGCAACACATAATAAAGGAATATTAAATGGAATTGTTCCTGTTGTATTAGCCACATGCAATGATACGAGAGCAATTGAAGCTGGATGCCACTCTTATACTGCCCGTTCAGGCCAATACCGTCCATTAACAAAATACAAAAAAGATAAAAATGGAGATTTATTAGGATTAATTGAAACACCGATGGCAGTTGGTACAGTTGGCGGCAATATTAGCATTCATCCTATGGCTCAAGTATCACTTAAGATTCTAGGTGTAGAAACAGCTGCAGAATTAGGACAAGTCATTGCATCAGTAGGACTCGCTCAAAATTTGACAACTGTAAAATCAATCGTAACTGGCGGCCTTCAAGCTGATTTTGCCCCATTACATGCAAGAAGTATTGCCGTTCAAACAGGTGCAACTGATGAAGATTTAAACCATATCGTTAACTTGATGGTAGAAAATAACAACTTTCAGTTAGAGTACGCTAAACAGCTATATAGTGAAATAACAAATAAAATTAATGCGTAA
- the sdaAB gene encoding L-serine ammonia-lyase, iron-sulfur-dependent subunit beta: MNTKVVPIKEKKVIKYKSCFDVIGPVMIGPSSSHTAGALAIGAVANKLFQGLPKKVVVKYYESFAETHKGHGTDFAIIAGILGFAADDSRVPIAIKIAESKGIDITFLEIEGDSPADHPNTADVYMEDDQHSIRTLGISVGGGLIEVKHIEIDGFSLSLEGTLPLILAISEETDLGFVLRRIFQKNNVEIENFITMVENGKHLYAFSLDSFLPGDVRKELESLSSIANIIIL; encoded by the coding sequence ATGAACACGAAAGTAGTGCCTATCAAAGAGAAAAAGGTTATTAAATACAAAAGTTGTTTTGATGTGATCGGGCCGGTCATGATCGGTCCATCAAGTTCTCATACTGCAGGAGCTTTAGCTATTGGCGCAGTAGCCAATAAATTATTTCAAGGTCTCCCCAAAAAAGTCGTGGTCAAGTATTATGAATCTTTTGCTGAAACGCATAAAGGACACGGAACTGATTTTGCGATTATTGCTGGGATTTTAGGGTTTGCTGCTGATGACAGCAGAGTTCCGATTGCTATTAAAATAGCAGAATCCAAAGGTATCGACATTACGTTTTTAGAAATAGAAGGCGACAGTCCCGCAGATCACCCAAATACCGCAGATGTTTATATGGAAGATGATCAACACAGTATTCGCACGTTGGGTATTTCGGTAGGCGGCGGATTGATCGAGGTTAAACATATTGAAATTGACGGGTTCAGCTTGAGTTTGGAGGGGACATTGCCACTCATCCTCGCGATTTCCGAAGAAACGGATCTTGGATTTGTTTTACGAAGGATTTTTCAAAAAAATAACGTTGAAATAGAAAACTTTATTACGATGGTGGAAAACGGCAAGCATTTGTATGCTTTCTCACTGGATTCGTTCTTGCCCGGTGATGTCCGGAAGGAACTAGAAAGTTTAAGCAGCATAGCTAATATCATTATTCTTTAG
- a CDS encoding gluconate:H+ symporter produces the protein MPLIALGLGILLLFILIIAFKLNAFLSLLISAIFVGFLQGMEPLSIVKSIEAGLGGTLGHMAIIIGLGAILGKIIADGGGADRIANTLLEKFGKKRVDWAILAASFILGIILFYEVTYILLIPIVYTVVIASRTPLMQVGMSFLAGISLTHVFLPPHPGVTAAATVLNANLGVVLGYGLILAIPAAFLFGPLLGKLYKNWDIKIPEGLVSNQDFNMDEVPSFTTSVLTALSPVFLILIGVIAQFTLPETSTMYKVLTFIGNADIALLIGLLLALYVFGLHRKRKTMSQLMKSVEASLISIGGIIFILGGGGAFKQVILDSGMADYIAELTRTWDISPFILAWIIALIIRLAVGSATVTILTTAGIMLPIVQATGVNIELMVIAIASASIAWAPPSDVSFWMTKEYFNLTIGQTIKSVCFMYTLVAIYGILGVLALNMFIG, from the coding sequence ATGCCACTTATAGCTTTGGGTTTGGGGATACTATTACTATTTATTTTAATTATTGCTTTTAAATTAAACGCTTTTTTATCTTTGCTTATATCAGCAATATTCGTCGGATTTTTGCAAGGGATGGAACCGTTATCAATTGTAAAATCCATTGAAGCTGGTCTTGGTGGAACACTTGGGCATATGGCGATTATTATTGGTCTTGGTGCTATATTAGGTAAAATTATTGCTGATGGCGGCGGGGCCGATAGAATAGCAAATACTCTTCTAGAAAAATTCGGTAAAAAACGAGTTGATTGGGCAATCCTGGCTGCATCATTTATTTTAGGGATTATCTTATTCTATGAAGTTACCTATATATTACTTATTCCAATTGTATACACAGTTGTAATTGCATCGAGGACTCCATTAATGCAGGTCGGTATGTCGTTCTTGGCAGGTATTTCCCTGACACATGTCTTTTTACCTCCACATCCAGGAGTAACTGCAGCAGCTACCGTTTTAAATGCAAATTTAGGAGTGGTCTTAGGATACGGTCTTATTTTAGCGATACCAGCAGCGTTCCTTTTTGGTCCATTATTAGGAAAGCTATATAAAAATTGGGATATCAAAATTCCGGAAGGTTTAGTATCAAATCAAGACTTTAATATGGATGAAGTTCCATCATTTACAACTTCGGTTTTAACAGCTTTATCACCGGTTTTTCTTATTTTGATTGGCGTAATTGCTCAATTTACACTACCTGAAACATCAACTATGTATAAAGTATTAACATTCATTGGTAATGCAGATATCGCATTGTTAATTGGCCTTTTACTTGCTTTATATGTATTTGGTCTGCATAGGAAGAGAAAAACCATGTCTCAATTAATGAAGTCAGTCGAGGCTTCGTTAATTTCTATAGGTGGAATCATCTTTATACTAGGTGGTGGTGGTGCCTTTAAACAAGTAATATTGGATAGCGGAATGGCCGATTACATAGCTGAACTTACAAGGACATGGGATATTTCACCATTTATTTTAGCATGGATTATTGCCCTTATTATTAGATTGGCGGTAGGATCTGCGACCGTCACCATTTTAACAACTGCGGGAATTATGCTCCCAATTGTTCAGGCAACAGGGGTTAACATAGAATTAATGGTTATTGCCATTGCATCTGCGTCAATTGCTTGGGCTCCACCAAGTGACGTATCCTTCTGGATGACAAAAGAATATTTCAACTTGACTATTGGACAAACGATTAAGTCAGTTTGTTTCATGTATACTCTAGTTGCAATTTACGGAATCCTTGGTGTATTAGCATTGAACATGTTCATTGGGTAA
- a CDS encoding helix-turn-helix transcriptional regulator, translated as MDSELFRHYTNIMNYFGEILGSDYELVLHILNPNGGSHIGHIVNGELSGRSLDAPLTNYARKLIEEKVYLKQDSVVGYVGEGPRGKKFRSSTMFIKDAEGNLQGLLCINFDADVYRKVAKDILKLANLSLDIEHINIKTEQEQPIEKLSDNVRTIIHTVIDRDILASGAQLSPDQKKLVISTLKDHGVFEIKGTINEVAEIMGMSESSVYRYLQMVSRDHTRKDNHSLVIS; from the coding sequence TTGGATAGCGAGTTATTTCGACATTATACAAATATCATGAATTACTTCGGGGAAATTTTAGGATCTGATTATGAACTTGTTCTGCATATTTTAAATCCTAATGGAGGTTCTCATATTGGTCACATAGTCAATGGAGAACTAAGCGGAAGGTCATTAGACGCTCCATTAACCAACTATGCAAGAAAGCTTATTGAGGAAAAAGTATATTTAAAACAGGATAGTGTTGTAGGGTATGTCGGGGAAGGACCTCGGGGTAAAAAATTCCGATCATCGACTATGTTTATAAAAGATGCTGAAGGAAACTTACAAGGTCTTTTATGTATAAATTTTGATGCAGACGTCTATCGGAAAGTCGCAAAAGACATATTAAAGCTAGCCAACCTAAGCCTGGATATAGAACATATCAATATCAAAACCGAACAAGAACAGCCTATTGAAAAACTGTCAGACAATGTACGTACAATCATCCACACAGTAATAGATAGAGACATACTGGCATCTGGCGCCCAGTTATCACCCGATCAAAAGAAGCTCGTCATCTCCACATTAAAAGATCACGGGGTATTCGAAATTAAAGGGACAATAAACGAAGTGGCCGAAATCATGGGAATGTCCGAATCAAGTGTGTATCGTTACCTTCAAATGGTATCACGAGACCACACACGAAAAGATAACCATAGTTTAGTAATTAGCTGA
- a CDS encoding 3-hydroxyacyl-CoA dehydrogenase family protein, protein MIKKIAILGAGTMGHSIAENFALYGFDVNLYDPDENRITSVGKDIRADISLLAEEGFIDVESIEKALSNIHYFSDLKEAVYNRDFITESIPENMELKQQIFKQLDDFCPEHTIFTSNTSSLPLGGMWELVSEKRRQRMMITHYYNPAHIMPIVELSHFGNMPEEIFQEVEDLFKSINKQSVKVNKDAPGLVANRIQQGVAREVFSIIEQGIADPEDVDKALMYGPAFRYATTGQLEVADMGGLDIWCTVGDNLLAVMDNRKEANPLLREKVNEGRLGAKTGEGFFKYEPEALTQKRNDFNKRLIHQLKASQYYMKENSVTQKNVLD, encoded by the coding sequence ATGATTAAAAAGATTGCTATACTTGGCGCCGGAACAATGGGACATAGCATTGCAGAAAACTTTGCGCTTTATGGATTTGATGTGAATCTTTATGATCCAGATGAAAATAGAATAACTTCAGTTGGTAAAGATATCCGAGCGGATATTTCCTTACTAGCTGAAGAGGGATTTATTGATGTTGAATCCATTGAAAAAGCATTATCTAATATTCATTATTTTTCAGATTTAAAAGAAGCTGTATACAACAGGGATTTTATTACAGAGTCGATCCCTGAGAACATGGAACTAAAACAACAAATTTTTAAACAACTTGATGATTTTTGTCCTGAGCACACAATATTTACGAGCAATACTTCAAGTTTGCCATTAGGTGGTATGTGGGAGTTAGTTTCTGAAAAGCGAAGACAACGGATGATGATTACCCACTACTATAATCCAGCTCATATAATGCCAATTGTTGAACTCTCTCATTTTGGTAATATGCCAGAAGAAATTTTTCAGGAAGTTGAAGATTTATTTAAATCTATCAATAAACAATCAGTAAAAGTCAACAAGGATGCTCCTGGGCTTGTAGCAAATCGGATTCAGCAAGGTGTTGCACGTGAAGTATTTTCAATCATCGAACAAGGTATTGCTGACCCTGAAGATGTTGATAAGGCTTTAATGTACGGACCAGCATTCCGTTATGCTACTACTGGTCAACTAGAGGTTGCTGATATGGGTGGTTTAGACATTTGGTGCACTGTGGGTGATAACCTTTTAGCAGTGATGGATAATCGTAAAGAGGCGAACCCGCTGCTGCGGGAAAAAGTAAACGAAGGCAGGTTAGGAGCTAAAACAGGAGAAGGCTTTTTTAAATATGAACCGGAAGCGCTTACTCAAAAGAGAAACGACTTTAACAAGCGTCTAATTCATCAATTAAAAGCTTCCCAATACTACATGAAAGAAAACTCCGTTACTCAAAAAAATGTACTAGATTAA
- a CDS encoding 3-keto-5-aminohexanoate cleavage protein has protein sequence MEKVIITAALTGAFPAKDKNPNIPLTPQEIADDVYEVWKAGAAIAHLHMVDDNGNGTMDLERYKETLRLINEKNIDIILNLTTSGDLNATDETRMAHIIEIKPEIASFDAGTMNWMNKTVFYNTPPFLEKLGKTMLENGVKPEVEIFDAGMLYNTLYYVKKGIVAEPTHYQFVLGAAGGTAATVENLVYLKSLLPENCTWSAFGIGKGHMPVLYTTLALGGHIRVGLEDNIYYSKGRLAKSNAEFVERAVRVVKEFGKEPATPNEAREILGLKRGVTA, from the coding sequence ATGGAAAAGGTGATTATTACAGCGGCACTTACTGGTGCATTTCCAGCGAAGGATAAAAACCCTAATATTCCTTTGACACCACAAGAAATTGCGGATGATGTGTATGAAGTTTGGAAGGCCGGTGCAGCAATTGCCCACTTACATATGGTGGATGATAACGGTAATGGAACGATGGACCTTGAAAGATATAAGGAGACATTAAGATTAATTAATGAGAAAAATATTGATATTATTCTTAATTTGACAACATCAGGTGACTTAAACGCAACTGATGAAACAAGAATGGCACATATCATTGAGATTAAACCTGAAATTGCCTCATTTGATGCAGGAACAATGAACTGGATGAATAAAACAGTATTCTATAATACACCGCCATTTCTTGAAAAATTAGGTAAAACTATGTTGGAGAATGGAGTAAAACCTGAAGTTGAAATATTTGATGCAGGAATGCTCTATAACACCTTATATTATGTGAAAAAAGGCATAGTTGCCGAACCTACTCATTATCAATTTGTACTTGGTGCAGCTGGGGGGACAGCAGCTACTGTTGAAAATTTAGTTTATTTAAAGAGTTTACTTCCTGAAAATTGTACTTGGTCAGCATTCGGAATCGGAAAAGGCCATATGCCAGTATTATATACAACATTGGCATTAGGAGGTCATATCCGTGTAGGTTTGGAAGATAATATCTATTATTCAAAAGGAAGATTAGCTAAATCGAATGCGGAATTTGTTGAAAGAGCTGTAAGAGTTGTTAAAGAATTTGGTAAAGAACCCGCGACACCTAATGAAGCAAGAGAAATATTAGGTTTGAAAAGGGGAGTTACCGCTTAA
- a CDS encoding aromatic amino acid transport family protein: MYGNTARKLDYQPESTEVKKQYPDPKKWHKQDTTWALSLFGTAIGAGVLFLPINAGSGGLLSLLLITILAFPVMYFSHRALAKMIYASDSAEEGITGTIREYFGNKASIVFNIVYFVSIYTIVLMYSVALTNTASSFIVNQLGMAEPPRAILSLALVLGLIAILNFGQDITVKVMSYLVYPFIASLLFIAFMLIPQWNTSMLSLSSLSAASTGTGTGIFATILMVLPIIVFSFNHSPIISSFVVKQRQTYGIEAVDAKSNQIQKVCYIMTFGVVMFFVWSSVLSLTPNDLVMAKEQNLSILSYLANELGSPLITIAAPIIAFVAITKSFLGHYVGAFEVMRDMVIASGKSRGVTIKEKTIKTGILVFVVLTCWFAAYKNPSILGLIDSLSGPLVAAILCVLPMYAISKVPVLAKYKGKMSNVFVIIVGVLTILASIKSFF, from the coding sequence ATGTACGGGAATACTGCTAGAAAATTGGACTACCAGCCAGAAAGTACCGAAGTAAAAAAACAATATCCAGATCCTAAAAAGTGGCACAAACAAGATACAACCTGGGCACTGAGCCTTTTTGGAACAGCGATTGGAGCTGGAGTACTCTTCCTGCCTATTAATGCAGGTTCCGGTGGTTTGCTATCATTACTATTAATTACTATTCTTGCATTTCCGGTCATGTACTTTTCGCACAGGGCGCTAGCTAAAATGATTTACGCTTCTGATTCTGCTGAAGAAGGAATCACAGGTACAATTCGGGAATACTTCGGTAACAAGGCAAGTATCGTTTTTAACATCGTTTATTTTGTCTCGATTTACACGATTGTGCTAATGTATTCAGTCGCACTTACAAACACCGCAAGCAGCTTTATCGTCAATCAGTTGGGGATGGCTGAGCCTCCTAGGGCTATTCTGTCACTTGCATTAGTACTCGGTCTTATCGCAATCTTAAATTTTGGACAAGATATCACTGTAAAAGTAATGAGTTACCTTGTATATCCATTCATTGCTTCTCTGCTTTTCATTGCATTCATGCTGATTCCACAGTGGAATACATCAATGCTTAGCCTTTCAAGCCTGTCAGCTGCTTCAACTGGAACTGGAACAGGAATTTTCGCAACAATCTTAATGGTATTGCCAATTATCGTATTCTCATTCAACCATTCGCCTATCATTTCATCCTTTGTTGTTAAACAGAGACAAACGTATGGAATTGAAGCTGTTGATGCTAAAAGTAATCAAATCCAAAAAGTATGTTATATCATGACATTCGGTGTCGTTATGTTCTTCGTCTGGAGCAGCGTTTTGAGCTTGACTCCAAATGATCTGGTTATGGCAAAAGAACAAAACCTGTCAATCTTATCTTATCTTGCGAATGAGCTGGGTTCGCCTCTTATCACGATCGCAGCTCCTATCATTGCGTTTGTGGCTATCACAAAGTCCTTCCTTGGCCACTATGTGGGCGCATTCGAGGTAATGCGTGATATGGTCATCGCATCCGGCAAAAGCCGCGGCGTAACCATAAAAGAAAAAACAATCAAGACAGGAATCCTTGTTTTCGTCGTATTAACTTGCTGGTTTGCAGCTTATAAAAACCCAAGCATCCTCGGACTAATCGACAGCCTTAGCGGACCATTGGTTGCAGCTATCCTATGTGTCCTGCCAATGTATGCGATTTCTAAAGTACCAGTACTAGCTAAATACAAAGGAAAAATGAGCAACGTGTTTGTTATCATTGTCGGTGTGCTTACAATCCTTGCAAGTATTAAATCGTTCTTCTAA